In the genome of Raphanus sativus cultivar WK10039 chromosome 4, ASM80110v3, whole genome shotgun sequence, one region contains:
- the LOC108835218 gene encoding uncharacterized protein LOC108835218 translates to MEKKCFGLAVAFVFLVLVHVSVSVPFIVLHGIAAACSEGKEANFTQLLSNFSGSPGFCLEVGNGELDSWFMPLAKQAEIACEKVKQMKELRQGYNIVGRSQGNLVARGLIEFCDGGPPVYNYVSLAGPHAGISSVPMCGSGLWCEIADELIKSDIYSDFIQDHLAPSGYLKIPTEMKKYLESSKYLPKLNNEIPGQRNSTYNERFASLHNLVLIMFEDDKVIVPKDSSWFGFYPDGDFGPLLTVRETKLFKEDWIGLKPLIDTGKVEFVSVGGAHLRMSNMDIVKYVVPYLQNQPSSEQKRFNRKTKEPLRP, encoded by the exons ATGGAGAAGAAGTGTTTTGGACTTGCGGTGGCATTTGTATTCTTAGTATTGGTTCATGTCTCTGTATCGGTTCCCTTTATAGTGCTTCATGGGATTGCAGCTGCATGTTCTGAGGGCAAAGAAGCTAACTTCACGCAGCTTCTCTCTAACTTCTCTGGCTCTCCAGGTTTTTGCCT AGAAGTTGGAAATGGAGAACTCGATTCATGGTTCATGCCACTTGCTAAACAAGCGGAAATAGCGTGTGAGAAAGTGAAGCAAATGAAAGAGTTGCGTCAAGGATACAACATTGTTGGAAGATCTCAG GGGAATCTAGTGGCTAGAGGCTTGATTGAGTTCTGCGATGGTGGACCTCCTGTTTACAACTATGTATCTTTAGCAGGTCCTCATGCTGGAATCTCCTCTGTTCCTATGTGTGGT TCTGGATTATGGTGTGAAATAGCAGATGAGCTAATCAAGTCAGATATTTATAGCGACTTCAttcaa GATCATCTTGCTCCTAGTGGTTATCTCAAAATCCCTACG GAAATGAAAAAGTACCTAGAAAGTTCCAAGTATCTACCTAAGCTTAACAATGAGATACCAGGCCAAAGAAACTCCACTTACAATGAACGTTTCGCCAGCTTACATAACTTGGTTCTTATCATG TTTGAAGACGATAAGGTCATTGTTCCAAAAGATTCATCTTGGTTTGGGTTTTACCCGGATGGTGATTTCGGACCTCTTCTCACCGTTCGAGAGACAAAACTCTTTAAAGAGGATTGGATCGGTCTGAAACCATTGATTGATACAGGGAAAGTGGAGTTTGTGAGTGTAGGTGGCGCACACCTAAGAATGTCAAATATGGATATCGTCAAATATGTTGTACCTTATCTCCAAAACCAACCTTCTTCCGAGCAAAAAAGATTCAATCGCAAAACGAAAGAGCCTTTGCGCCCTTGA
- the LOC108837723 gene encoding deSI-like protein At4g17486 produces the protein MRVLGLSSSLCSTEEKEVEEMVVDASLTPVYLNVYDLTPVNNYLYWFGLGIFHSGIEAHGFEYGYGAHEYSSSGVFEVEPRNCPGFIFRRSVLLGTTSMSPSDFRSFMEKLSRKYHGDTYHLIAKNCNHFTEEVCLQVTGKPIPGWINRMARVGSFCNCILPESIQLSTVGQPEALEFSDDDDGSEESAASSLSDETDGEGQDHHLITAPNSDIAYLQDRPVRLARELLQEPTEGSPMLRRS, from the exons ATGCGTGTGCTTGGATTGAGCTCAAGCTTATGCTCTACCGAGGAGAAGGAGGTTGAAGAGATGGTTGTAGACGCCAGCTTAACACCCGTGTACCTCAACGTCTATGATCTAACACCTGTCAACAATTATCTCTATTGGTTTGGTCTTGGCATCTTTCACTCTGGTATTGAAG CTCATGGTTTCGAATATGGATATGGTGCTCACGAGTACTCAAGCAGTGGGGTGTTTGAAGTTGAACCTAGGAACTGTCCAGGTTTCATCTTTAGGAGGTCAGTCTTGTTGGGAACCACAAGCATGTCTCCCTCAGATTTCCGCTCCTTCATGGAGAAGCTTTCGAGGAAGTATCATGGGGACACATACCATTTGATTGCCAAGAACTGTAACCATTTCACTGAAGAAGTGTGCTTGCAGGTAACAGGAAAGCCTATTCCCGGATGGATTAACCGGATGGCTCGTGTAG GTTCGTTCTGTAACTGTATCCTTCCAGAAAGCATACAGCTCTCAACTGTTGGACAGCCAGAAGCCCTTGAGTTCTCTG atgatgatgatggatcCGAAGAATCAGCTGCATCTTCTCTCTCAGACGAGACAGACGGAGAAGGGCAAGATCATCATCTCATAACAGCACCAAACAGCGACATTGCGTATCTTCAAGACAGACCAGTGCGACTTGCTCGAGAGCTCCTACAAGAACCAACCGAGGGGTCTCCTATGTTGAGGCGGTCTTGA